A stretch of bacterium DNA encodes these proteins:
- a CDS encoding replication-associated recombination protein A: MAKGLFEKDDFARAPLAVRMRPRTLDEFVGQEEVLGPGTFLRRAIEEDRLQSLVLYGPPGTGKTTLAHIISNVTGAAFEALNAVTDGLPELRAVVERARQRRALEGRRTLLFIDELHRFNKTQQDGLLPHVEAGLFVMVGATVHNPYFALTPPLRSRSRVVRFDALSDDDLNVVADRALADDERGLGELKLELADDARRHIRRAAEGDARRVLNALEASALLMGEGGEITLDVATEATGGRDYLYDRDETGHYETISAFIKSMRGSDPDAALYWLARMLAGGEDPRFVARRMVIFASEDVGLADAKAALLAQAAFRAAETIGDAEMPLILGHVTIYLATAPKSNTATRAIGKAMKEVEEGPRREVPLPLRNVPRAGDPDHEDYKYPHSFPGGWVEQEYMPEPVRFYGAGERGDEARIKKYLAWIAEMRKKSRK; the protein is encoded by the coding sequence GTGGCCAAAGGACTATTCGAAAAGGACGACTTCGCCCGGGCGCCGCTCGCGGTTCGTATGAGGCCGCGGACGCTCGACGAGTTCGTGGGCCAAGAGGAGGTTCTGGGCCCGGGGACATTCCTGCGCCGCGCGATAGAGGAGGACCGCCTCCAGTCGCTCGTCCTCTACGGCCCGCCGGGGACCGGCAAGACCACGCTGGCCCACATCATCTCGAACGTGACCGGCGCCGCGTTCGAGGCGCTCAACGCCGTGACCGACGGCCTGCCCGAGCTCCGCGCCGTCGTCGAGCGGGCCCGCCAGCGCCGCGCGCTCGAGGGCCGGCGCACCCTCCTCTTCATCGACGAGCTCCACCGCTTCAACAAGACGCAGCAGGACGGCCTCTTGCCCCACGTCGAGGCCGGCCTCTTCGTCATGGTGGGCGCGACGGTTCACAATCCCTACTTCGCGCTCACGCCGCCGCTGCGCTCGCGCAGCCGCGTCGTCCGCTTCGACGCCCTGAGCGACGACGACCTCAACGTCGTCGCCGACCGCGCCCTCGCCGACGACGAGCGGGGGCTAGGCGAACTTAAGCTGGAGCTGGCCGACGACGCCCGGCGCCATATCCGACGCGCCGCGGAGGGCGACGCCCGCCGGGTCCTAAACGCGCTCGAGGCGTCGGCGCTGCTGATGGGCGAGGGGGGCGAGATAACGCTCGACGTCGCGACGGAGGCGACGGGAGGCCGCGACTACCTCTACGACCGCGACGAGACCGGCCACTACGAGACCATCTCCGCGTTCATCAAGTCCATGCGCGGCTCCGACCCGGACGCCGCCCTCTACTGGCTGGCGCGGATGCTCGCCGGCGGCGAGGACCCGCGTTTCGTCGCGCGGCGGATGGTCATCTTCGCCTCCGAGGACGTGGGCCTGGCGGACGCCAAGGCCGCGCTGCTGGCGCAGGCCGCGTTCCGCGCCGCCGAGACCATAGGCGACGCCGAGATGCCTTTGATACTAGGCCACGTCACTATCTACCTCGCCACCGCGCCCAAGTCCAACACGGCGACGAGGGCTATAGGGAAGGCTATGAAAGAAGTGGAGGAGGGGCCGCGGCGCGAGGTCCCGCTGCCGCTGCGCAACGTCCCGCGGGCCGGCGACCCGGACCACGAGGACTATAAATATCCCCATAGCTTCCCGGGCGGCTGGGTGGAGCAGGAGTATATGCCCGAGCCGGTTCGGTTTTACGGAGCCGGCGAGCGCGGCGACGAGGCGCGGATTAAAAAATATCTGGCGTGGATTGCCGAAATGAGGAAGAAGTCGCGTAAGTAG